The DNA region ACCGCCGTAGGGCTCATTTTGCCGCCGCCTGCTTCTCCGCTGGATTCTCCGTTTGTCCCGTGATTTCCCGTACCGAAGCCGAAAGAAATATCCACAAACGGCACGATCGTGGCATCGTCCAGATAAATCGGCTGGCCTACAACCGTTTCCGTGCGGATCATTTCTTTAAATTCTTCAAAAATCTTTTTTCTTGCATCATCATTCATCGTGGATTCCTCCCTGTCTGTACCGCCAGAACTGACGTGCCGGCGCGCTTGCCGCCAAGCGCAATACAATGTATACCGCATAGAAGGGAATGATTCTTCCCTGTCCTTTCCCCTTTAGTTTATACGATGGCTCTATATATTTCCACACTACATTTTTCGCAGCTTCCGGAAGAAACGCCTTTGCCATCCCCGCAAGCAGGCCGGTCTGCATCGGATCCCCCGTACCGAACTCTCCGCAAAAATCCCATTTCCGCGGCATGCTGTGCGCCAGAACCGCTGCGAGAGCCTTAAAAATATTTTCCGCCAGTCCATTATGGACAGCAAACCGCAGCTGCTTCCACAGCGGAGGATGTTTTTTCTTTTCTCCTTTCCCTTCGTCTGCCGATTCTTTGTGTTTTTCTGCTTTATTTTCTTTCGTCTTTTCTTCAGGCGCTTTTTCCGGTTCCGTCTCATCGGCAAGAATCATTTCTGCCCTCTGGGCAGCGGCAGGCCGCTCCTCATCTGCAAAAAGGAGTTCCTCTATTTTTTCGTCCGCATCCGCGGTTCTTTCTCGTTTCTTTCCCGGCAGTTCCATCGTTTTCTTATAAAGCCCGAAAATGAACTCCACTGTCACGGCAAGGTGCTTTATTTCAAGGATGAAACGGTAGCGGATCGGAATCAGCAGAAAAAGAAACAGGACAAAGAAGATCCCAAGACATATTTTCAGTCCCATCATCCACCGCCATAGAGACGGGTCAGGTTTGCCGCCGCCTCTCTTACAGACTTCACCAGCGCAGCCGGCGCCACCACTTTGACAAGCGGCGCATTTTTCAAGGCCCAGGCAAAGATAATCGCCGGGGGCGCTTCTATTTCCACAAGCACCTGTCCCTGCGTGGCCGACACAATAAACGCGGATTTCCCGAAATCTGTCACGATATCCGTCATAAGTTTCCAATCCGCCTCAAAGCGGCACTTTTCCGACGGGCCTGCATATGTACGGCTTAAGACAGAAAGAAAATCTGATACGCGGATCCCCATTTCCGCGCCGGGAATTGTCTTCTGCGGACGCGCCTCTTCCTCAAGCAGGGAAACGCTGTCAAGAAGTTCCACCGCAAACGGTGTAATCTCATCCTTTCCGTCAATATTTCCCAAAAGGAAGTACCGTCCGTCCGATGCGGCCACTACATAGGGGCTCACACGGTATACACGGTCGACGCCGCCTATATCTTTGCCGTGGTACCGTTTCCCGTCAGCCTCATAATGATCGTAAAAAAACTGTATCATCTTTTTATTTTCAATAGCCTCCGCCAAAACTGCCAGTGTTTCATCAGGCGGTTCCAGCTGGTTCAGCGCGGGAATATTTTTCACGGCTGCCTTGCCGTCATCAAAAGGACGCATGTATAAATTTTTTAATTTTTGCGCAAGCTGGCGCACCTCGGCCGCGGGAAGATGGGAGAAATATAAAAGGTCGATAAGCGCTTTCATATCCTCCTTTGTCAAGTCGTGATCCCAGTACCAGTCCAGTGAAAGCGGCGCCGCTTTCCCTTCTATGACACGCTCCACTTCACGACACACTACAGGAAGCCCGCTGTCACGAAGGGCTGCCAGATTCCGGCGCACCGCCTTGCGGTCCATTTCCATGCCGTACCGTTCCCGCAGAAATGTCAATATCTGCTGCTGGGAAAGCGGATGCTCCGCATCAGACTCACTGAGCAGGATCTGGGCAATATGGACAATCGATATTTTCCTTCCTCTTCCTTTCCTCTCCGCCAATCCGGTCACCTGCTTTTCCCTATGTATAAAATACTGTCAGATAATAAAGACAGGGCTCTTGTCAATTTTTTTATGAAAGTAACTGCAAAAGGTTTGTTTAATACCCCATGAACCGCCGCGGCAATAGCGCCGCCGCCAAGAATATCCGAAGGATAATGCATCCCCGCAAACAGCCGGGAAAAGGCAAGCAGCCCTGCCAGGCATGCCATCCACCGGCATCCGGGCATACGATCCCGCAGAAGCTGAAAAGCCACGGCCGCGCTGTTCATGGCATGATTGCTCGGAAAAGACGCATTCGCTTTATGCCCTGTAAAATTCCAAATCTGCCGGTCTCTGGTAAAAGGCCGCCCCCGATGCCACAGCTTTCCGACAGCAAGGGAAATCACGGAGCATAGGCAGACTGCAAGAAACGCCGCCACGCAGCTCTCCCGCCGATGCTTTTGATTCTTCCCCGGCGCAAACCATAGCAAAATTCCATAAATTAAAAATGCCCAATGACCGTAACGGGTAATCAGATCCATCATGAGATCCACGGGGCGCGCCTGTCCCGCCAATTTATTAATCTGTCTCACAACGTCCAATTCGAGATCCATGAAAATACCTCTTGGGAAAATAAACTGTCTTTCCAAAGACGATTCCTGCCGAAACCGACCGGATTTCTACCTAAATCTCATAATTATACTTGCATTTTAACATAATCAGCCGATGAATAAAAATCGACACGCTCCCGACGCTAAGAAAAGCCTTACAAACACCTTTCCGGTTTTGGCAAACAAAAACGGCGCCTCACAAACGCCGTTTGCATAAATATATTTCTCTGTTTTATTTCTTCCGCCCGTTACTCTTTCTTTGCCTTGTCTACTTCTTTCTTCTCTTCCCGTTTCTTCACCGCTTCATGCTCCTTTTCTTTCAGCCTCTCCATGTATCCGCTTCGATGAAGAATCGTGGATACAAAAGCCACAACGGTGCAAACCGCGATAAAGAGATTCACCAAAGTGAAACCGTCGACGAAACCTATTTTATAAATAACGTAGCACGCCACGATTACGAGAAAGATATCATTGAATCTGAACATAGCCGCCCCCTATTTCCTTAACCATACAAGAAAGCAAGGTTTGCCGTCAAGATGAAAAAATTATTTTTTTCGGTGATATAATATAAATTATTATCAAATCTATGGGAGGATTCTATGAAATACATCGGTTCCGCTTCTGCCGTTTTTCTTTTATCCGCGCTGCTGCTTTCCGGATGCAATGCAGGCAGGCCTGCCGTCCCGGCCAAGACAGCCGCTGTTGAGGAAGAAAATACGCAAAAAGAAAAAGCCCCCGCCTTGCAAGCCGCCCGCCTGGGAGATACGCTTGATATCTGGACCGCCGCCTATGGCGCGCCTGCCGGAGACACAGTTTATATGAAAAGATTCAATAATGATACCGTGACGGTCATTGTTTTTAAAGAACATATCGTAAATATCACGCTGTCCGATCCTGCCGGTCCGTCAAAGGCACCACAGGACTATAAAGATTTCATTCCGGAAGACAGCATCCTTCAAAACACAAAGGAAGAACAGGATGAAAAAGGCAGCTACAAAACAGAAATGTACACCAGCTTTTCTCTCGAAAAGGCCTTTCCCCTGTCGGAAGGAAAGTTTGCTGTAGTCACAGCGCAAAGCAGGACAGACGGAAAATACCTTGCCACAGTGATTGACTGCACACCGTTATCCCAATGAATCCATTCTATGCAAATCATAACAGACTGTAACAAAATATTTCTGCATTTTATTACGGCTCTTTACTCATGCCTTTTCAGCAGGCAACTAAAAACCGCTTTCTGCAGTTTGACATAAAGGTCACTACAGAAAGCGGTTTTATTATGTATAAAAATAACAAACCGGGCAGGGAGCCATTCTCTCGGGATAATCATCCGCCTGCCGTTTTAAATCATCAGCATACCGCATCAAGGAGCCGTCTGGTATAAACGGTTTTCGGCCGGGTGATCACTTCTTCGGTGCTTCCTTCTTCCACCAGTTCTCCTTCATTCATGATAAGGATGCGGTCGCTTATATTGCTCACCAGCGGAAGATCATGAGTAATGAATAAAATGCTTACATTATGGATCCTGCGCAGATGCATAAGAAGCTCCACAATTTTTGCCTGTGCGGAAACGTCAAGCGCCGAGGTGGCTTCATCGCAAATGAGAATTTCCGGATGGACGGACATAGCTCTGGCTATCGCCGCACGCTGGCATTCGCCGCCGGAAAGCTCATGGGGATATTTTTCCGCATAATCCCCGGGGAGTCCCACATGATCCAAAAGAAGGGCCGTTTCCTTACCGGCCGTATGCTTATTTTCTCCGCAGAGACGGCAGAGCGTATCTGAAATAGACTCCCCGATTTTCCTCCGCGGATTAAAAGAGCCGACAGCGTCCTGAAATACCATCTGCACTTTGGTATACACTTCTTTCTGTGCCTGCCGTTTCAGACGGACAATCGATCGGCCGCCAAGAAATATATTTCCTCCTGTCGGCTGATAAAGTCCGGTAATCAGTTTCGCAATGGTCGATTTTCCGCTTCCGCTTTCCCCGATAATGCCGAGAACTTCATTTTTACGAAGAGAAAAGCTCACATTTTTCAAAGCATGCACGATGTATTCGCCGTCATCAAAGGTCATCGTCAGGTTTTCACAGACAAGGATTTCCTCCATCATGCCTCCTTTTCCATGGCATGTGCCAGTTTCGGCACGGCAGCCATGAGCGATTTCGTGTAGGGGTGCTGCGGGTTTTCGAGAACTTTTTTCGTTTCCCCCATTTCCACGATTTCCCCTTTATAAAGCACCGCCACACGATCCGCCAGACGTCTGGCCACGCCGATATTATGGGTAATAATGATCATGGCGGTACGGAGGGTGTCCCGGAGCATGAGAAGTTCTTCAAGAACCTGCTTCTGCACGGTGGTATCCAGCGCGGAGGTGGGTTCATCGGCAAGAATCAGTTTCGGATGGAGCAGCACGGCAAGAGCAATCACTACACGCTGTGCCATTCCGCCGGAAAGTTCAAAGGGATAGGCATTCAGTATCCGTTCCACATCGGTCAGTCCGATCCGCTTAAAAACAGAAGCAATCAGTTCGTCCATTTCTTTTTTCTCCATCCGCCTGTGGGCAAGGATGGTCTCATAGAACTGGACACGCACTTTCCGCGTAGGGTTCAGGGAATCGCCGGGATGCTGAAACACATAGGCTATCTCTTCTCCCTGGCATTTTCTTTTTTCCTCCGCGTCCATATGGAGCAGGTCCTCCCCATCGAAAGTGACTGTTCCTGTATAGACATCGGTCCTGAGGCCTTTCACTTCCGAAACGGCTTTCAGAAGCGTCGTTTTCCCGCTGCCGCTTTCCCCGACGACGCCCAGTATTTCACCGGGCATCAGTGTAAGGGAAATATCACGGATGACCGTTTTGCCGCCATAACCGGCGCTGAGGTCTTGAATTGTCAGTAATGGCTGCATAGATTTCTCCCGCTTATTTTTCGAGGTCTTTCGTCACCTGGTAATAATCATTCGGTGTAATCAGGTAGCCTTTGACATTTTTGCCCATGCCTACCTGGATCGTATTGAATCCGACAAAATCCATGGCCGCGTCATCAATGACCGCCTGCTGGATCTTATGGACAAGCTGCATCCTTGCCTCACCGTCAGACAGTTTCTGCAACTTTTCCAGCCATCCCTGCACTTCCGGATTATTGTAGTGCCCGAAATTGACTTTGCTGTCCTTGTCATAGGCATTGTAGAGGAAATCGTAGGGATCTCCCACCGGCATGGTGACTACATAATAGAGAGCGATATCGAAATCCCCCGGCGCGAAGAAGGTTGCTTTTTCAAAATTCTTAATCTGGACATCAATGCCGATCTGCTTCAGCTGAGCCTGCATTTCCGTAGCAATGGGAGCTATCGCGGCGCGCTTATAAACGGAAAACTGTACAGTAAGCGGCTTACCGTCCTTTTCCACGACACCGTCGCCGTTGGTATCTTTATATCCCGCATCGGCAAGAATCTGTTTCGCCTTGGCAGCATCAAACATACGGGGTTTCAGATTCTTTGCTCCATAAGCGCTGTCATCAGGAAACGCGCTGTAAGCAGCAGACACCGAGCCCTTCATCAGTTTTTCTCCGATATCCTTCTTATTCACGCCGTACATGATCGCTTCGCGGACAGCTTTATCTTGCATTTTGTTCAGATTGAAATACATCTGGTACACGCGGGGCTGTGCCACCCTCTTCACAACGAGGTTGTCTTTTTTCGCAACAGTTTCGGCAGCATCTACGGTCAGATCCTGGGCGATATCCACTTCACCGCCCTGGAGAGACATGGCAAGCGCATTCGCGTCAGTGACTTTGGTATATTCCACGCCGTCAGACTTGACTTCCCCGCCCCAGTACTTCGGATTCTTTTTCATGACGGCTTTTTTATTGCTCTCATACGATGCCATCACGAATGGGCCCGTACCAATCGGCGCTTTTTCAAAATCTTTCGTATTTGCCACGTCGATAATGGCCGCATAAGGATCCGCCAGGTCATTGATCAGGGTAAGGCGCGGTTTTTCCGTCTTAATGACGACAGCGTCCCCGTCAACAGTATAAACGGCGGTTTTCAGGAAACCGGCACGTTCATTCATGTCGCCCACACGTTTCAGGGAGTCAATCACTTTCTGCGATGTCATGGCTTCCCCATTGGAGAAGGTCACGTTCTTTTTCAGTGTGATTTTCCAGGTCAGGTCATCTATCTTTTCAAACTTTTCAGCAAGCCAGGGTTCAATCTTGAGACCATCCCCTACTTTAAACAGTGTCTCGCCGACACCGTAGCGGACGATGTACCAGCCATCCCATCCTTTTGCCGGATCCATGGACGAAGAGGATACGGATACTGTCCCCGCCACACGGACGATTTTATCCGCCGCCGCTTTCTTGTCATCACCGCAGCCGCTGATAAAAACGGAACAGGCCGTTACCGCTGCCAATCCTGCAGCAATCCATCTCTTTTTCATGTTTTTTCCTCCTAAAAAATATAATTATTTTTCATTTTTCGGATCCAGTAAATCTCTGACCTGGTCACCGAATAAATTAAAAACAAGCATAACGGAAACCATGACGGCACTCGGTGCGAGAGCCACCCACGGCGCATTCTGAAGACAATAGCG from Dialister invisus DSM 15470 includes:
- a CDS encoding ABC transporter ATP-binding protein produces the protein MMEEILVCENLTMTFDDGEYIVHALKNVSFSLRKNEVLGIIGESGSGKSTIAKLITGLYQPTGGNIFLGGRSIVRLKRQAQKEVYTKVQMVFQDAVGSFNPRRKIGESISDTLCRLCGENKHTAGKETALLLDHVGLPGDYAEKYPHELSGGECQRAAIARAMSVHPEILICDEATSALDVSAQAKIVELLMHLRRIHNVSILFITHDLPLVSNISDRILIMNEGELVEEGSTEEVITRPKTVYTRRLLDAVC
- a CDS encoding helix-turn-helix transcriptional regulator; translation: MTGLAERKGRGRKISIVHIAQILLSESDAEHPLSQQQILTFLRERYGMEMDRKAVRRNLAALRDSGLPVVCREVERVIEGKAAPLSLDWYWDHDLTKEDMKALIDLLYFSHLPAAEVRQLAQKLKNLYMRPFDDGKAAVKNIPALNQLEPPDETLAVLAEAIENKKMIQFFYDHYEADGKRYHGKDIGGVDRVYRVSPYVVAASDGRYFLLGNIDGKDEITPFAVELLDSVSLLEEEARPQKTIPGAEMGIRVSDFLSVLSRTYAGPSEKCRFEADWKLMTDIVTDFGKSAFIVSATQGQVLVEIEAPPAIIFAWALKNAPLVKVVAPAALVKSVREAAANLTRLYGGG
- a CDS encoding phosphatase PAP2 family protein, translated to MDLELDVVRQINKLAGQARPVDLMMDLITRYGHWAFLIYGILLWFAPGKNQKHRRESCVAAFLAVCLCSVISLAVGKLWHRGRPFTRDRQIWNFTGHKANASFPSNHAMNSAAVAFQLLRDRMPGCRWMACLAGLLAFSRLFAGMHYPSDILGGGAIAAAVHGVLNKPFAVTFIKKLTRALSLLSDSILYIGKSR
- a CDS encoding ABC transporter substrate-binding protein; translated protein: MKKRWIAAGLAAVTACSVFISGCGDDKKAAADKIVRVAGTVSVSSSSMDPAKGWDGWYIVRYGVGETLFKVGDGLKIEPWLAEKFEKIDDLTWKITLKKNVTFSNGEAMTSQKVIDSLKRVGDMNERAGFLKTAVYTVDGDAVVIKTEKPRLTLINDLADPYAAIIDVANTKDFEKAPIGTGPFVMASYESNKKAVMKKNPKYWGGEVKSDGVEYTKVTDANALAMSLQGGEVDIAQDLTVDAAETVAKKDNLVVKRVAQPRVYQMYFNLNKMQDKAVREAIMYGVNKKDIGEKLMKGSVSAAYSAFPDDSAYGAKNLKPRMFDAAKAKQILADAGYKDTNGDGVVEKDGKPLTVQFSVYKRAAIAPIATEMQAQLKQIGIDVQIKNFEKATFFAPGDFDIALYYVVTMPVGDPYDFLYNAYDKDSKVNFGHYNNPEVQGWLEKLQKLSDGEARMQLVHKIQQAVIDDAAMDFVGFNTIQVGMGKNVKGYLITPNDYYQVTKDLEK
- a CDS encoding ABC transporter ATP-binding protein; the encoded protein is MQPLLTIQDLSAGYGGKTVIRDISLTLMPGEILGVVGESGSGKTTLLKAVSEVKGLRTDVYTGTVTFDGEDLLHMDAEEKRKCQGEEIAYVFQHPGDSLNPTRKVRVQFYETILAHRRMEKKEMDELIASVFKRIGLTDVERILNAYPFELSGGMAQRVVIALAVLLHPKLILADEPTSALDTTVQKQVLEELLMLRDTLRTAMIIITHNIGVARRLADRVAVLYKGEIVEMGETKKVLENPQHPYTKSLMAAVPKLAHAMEKEA